CGATTGAATAATGAACGagataatgaataaatagaaaatatagagTTTCTAccatttcttacaatttttgtCGCTTGTGAATCCCTGTAAAAGGTTGACTTACCGTCCGACATTTGAGACTTGTGAGTATGTTTTCCGAATGTTATGAACGGAAACAAAAGCGTTCACAGGGATGCCACAGGCAACTAGAAtcgtaaaaagtggtagaaactgaattcctttttttttaaattttttttatctctttgatTATTCAATAGTAACTACCATTATGATTTCAAATCATTCATcttcaaagcaaaattattctttgaattCACATTCAATagttaattggaaaaaaaaaatgaaattaaaagtttaaaatatgaataaaattgcgAATTTTATTAGTCACCATTTTTTGCCGTTTTAATCGCACGGGGCAGCcgaattattagtattatttcgaaattattattattcgaaattattattatccgaaattattaatttgaattagttATCAATATTTAGCATATAACCTTGtatgtttctaaatatttttatataaccgCACATCTGCGAACTTTCACTCTTTCAGAGAATGGATTTTctaagtggtagtaaaacaattacagaaaaaataaaataaaaacagccttattcaaaaatatatgtatataatgacCGGGTTGAAATTCGCTATGGTAAAGACTGATGTTCTTctaaatatttgttgtaattactTATAAGTCGTGGTCAAACTcagatgtaatttttactataattcaaaaagttgaaTGGAGTttcgctaccactttaaatttgaatataaaatctttGGTTGAAAACGAGCCGCCAATTGCCTTGAACTCCTCCATTTATCGTCCTAAGGCATAATAAAGCTAACGCGGTCAGGCACTTTACAAATTACAGATCGTCATCATCGTCGTCGACATTTATATTACAgtctaataaaaacaattttatttggtGGTTTGCAttcctttaattcttttttttatataaatattaagacaaGGAATCGCAATGgacaaggaaaaatattttctaaaataatggtAGCTCCGTAGCTTATGGTGATAATTacacacatattttaataaaatttttcgccACAAGAAATTTTTTGCGTGAATTAATGTACTATAATACCAATtgcataaatgtataaaattattttacaatctcTTTAACTTTGACAAAAACAGAGAATCAACTAACAGTAATGTCATAAGGATTTATTACCGCATTGGAGCGTTGTAAACTATAAATCAAAATGTGTTGCAAAATTGccacgatttaaaaatttgcttttttaggttttttaacAGAACAGTAATAGATtggttaaactattttaaagtgcTCTTTAACTTACCTAAAGATGTGATGCCGTTTGTCTCTGAAATTAGAAAGTAAAGTGTGAAAGAGAgcactttttcaaatattatataggttcgaaaactaataaaaattaaattaaagagatAAGTTTTATGTTCTTCTAAGTTTcaattatactaaaattaagttacatgacgttacttgattttttttaatgcatcatACTTCAGAAAACTACATCGATTTATATGAACAAGTGGATTTTATTGCTAATATCACATATTTAGGAAACAATTATGACACAGCATTGCTCTTAGAGAGCTTTTATGGTCATGCAGTTTAGTGTCTTAATGTTTACTCACATTACATTTGCTGAGgtaatgttatataaaattttgttttgcgtCGATTATAAGATGATAGATTGAAACAGATAAAGTAATTAGAAAGTAAAGTTATTTCGATAAACGATATTTAGGATTCATTGTAAACGTTTTCGTTAAACTGAAACCATTAATCAAATTATGCCCGCTTTCATCAGCGTTAGGTTTCCATATTTGCGAGTTTTACCAAAGAATTTAAAACCTCattcgaattatttttgataaaattaatctaccaatatttacaaaaaataatttaatatatcaaatttttactttactattATTGATATGATCCTAATATTGTCGTTTAATTTAACTGAATGAATTACTAGCTAGAAAATATGCTGGTAAGGTTATGATATGATAAAAAGGCANtgttatataaaattttgttttgcgtCGATTATAAGATGATAGATTGAAACAGATAAAGTAATTAGAAAGTAAAGTTATTTCGATTAACGATATTTAGGATTCATTGTAAACGTTTTCGTTAAACTGAAACCATTAATCAAATTATGCCCGCTTTCATTAGCGTTAGGTTTCCATATTTGCGAGTTTTACCAAAGAATTTAAAACctcatttgaattatttttgataaaattaatctaccaatatttacaaaatataatttaatatatcaaatttttacattacttttacTGATGTGTTTTGTACATTGtcgtttaatttaattgaatgaattaCTAGCTAGAAAATATGCTGGTAAGGTTATATGTTAAAAAGGCATTTTCTAAACAGCTCCAACaatgagagaaaattatttttcttgtggTTGGAAAACAACAAATGATTTCTGCTTTAATTAAGGTTAAAGAAAACTGAATTGCTGCCAATCAAGCTGTTGTCTTTTGTGAATGGGATTTTATTCTGGGCAATAGTTATTGTCTTGTGTATAACCGTTTGCTTGTCAAGGTGACGTTAACATAATATAAGGTAGAAAGAAAGGGTATTATtcgtaaaattattcatatgtgttttttataattatcattttttgttcaaatgaaTTGCCTTCCAATGatatcatatttaatataattatatttatcattataatatacatacatatattataattataatataatatgcatttataattataatatacaataGTGGCCTCATACcttttaattttgcagaaaaaatgtTGAGAATTAGACAATTAACTTTCTctcatttttctctttcaaaaataagacaaaatctCATAATGGGGTGATGATGTCTAATtcgttaaaacaaaatacaaaaatatcgtttgaaATCAGgaattgctataatttttctctATAATTCAAAATGCGGAAAGTTGTCTTGTTGAAAATagacttttttgtttctttcacttgttattaattaaattgaaattaacattttaatatagttgtaacattattaattaaattgaattaacatttttctaaaagttgaACTGCATGATAATGGCGCACAGAGATACTACATAACAGAAAAACTAATAGAAAAGGATTGAAGGAACAATATGTTTTTACTAATTACTGTTGACTAAATATATCTGCAAATTGAATATATATGTTATGTATGACCAACTGAATTATTGAAACTGACAAGAAATTAAAGCCTATGAAATTTGCTATAAATTCACAGCGCATTgtctccattttttaaaatttttgcagacTGTACCCATctttccttataattttttcctttttttaaattgaaattagtaGAAAGCgatataaaatttgcatttgaatatttgttttggAATAATGATGAGCCACAAATTTTTCgatttggttttgaaaaatatattttaatattaacgtAGGAATGTCATTCTTATATGTCTACTATTGTCTCATATACTTTCTAAATCAGGACACAAAATTTCGGTTCAAAAGGTACTGAGACTAAAATTTCTACTCGCTAATCTCTACTCACTAAAAAtgtgaatagtttttaaaatttaaatagatgtaagttgaaaaaatttttggtggtcaaaaccatgaaaaaatgtagaaactgagagctttaaaatagtataagcTATTTATGTGCCATTACAATGTGTTACAAAATGTCACATCACCCTTAGAAATGAAATTCTCACTTTTATCGATTTAGGAATCCTTGAGCAACATTTCGTTAtatttgagaatcatttcgtcacgaaatcacgaGATTTGTGATGAAACGCGAACTTTCAAATATAAGAcaaatgtgaataattttttaaattttaatcgatgtaaattaaagaattttttggcTATCAAAACCCTAAGAGAATGTAGaaattgaaaactataaaataacctaagctatttatatttcattacaaCGTATTGCAAAATGTCACATCACTCTTATAAATATAACTCGCATTTATGTCGATTAAGCAATCCTTCAGCagcatttcattaattttgataatcacttcgtcacgaaatcacgaGCTATACGACGAAACGCTAACTCTCACAtataagatgaaattttttttccaactcaaacctttatgatagtttttatttttttatttttatttttttttatttttataaccgtcgttgaacagccgaccgacTTTTCAgttcacgactactaacgttcaacttcgtagttttgtaattttgaacccaatccagaaaacaaaggaacaactaaatcaagcattgggacagtTCAGCCAttatggaggactttctgatggaactaacccgcatttgtgttatatggagaagaaaaccaagAAAATCTCCTATGATTAGCCAGGCGGCAAGGGTCTACCCAAGTTAGTATATTGTggtagagcccctgaattagacagaccgacttatcatttattgttggagcaaagagctaacataagcacagcgaataaatatttttcaagtggtagtttattaattgtaattcttggggttcataagttcgatttagtagattttaatgcgccactatttctaaacaatgctTAGGCtcatataattcaccactttatggtacttatgtcatgctataccttttaaaaagctggcaaaaatagtcaaatacttgtaaaatttaccttgtagttatttaccgtttttaaaattattttttctcgtccggagcagttggcgtCTCTGtatgatttacatttttaaaagcaagcaaatattgtcaactatttgcaaaatttactttgtagttatttacctttttttaattattttgtcgtGTCCGgcgcagttggcatctctgtaataacataactaatactaacataacgttaacttgcgaacttgtttgctccaatattgcttgataggtcagctctgatagtataggagccttacaTTGTGGGGATTGTTAACACGTTCACGCacgggtgacccaccggtgggtcacgctagattgtctcatcttggcagcgcaccggagtaaagactggtaacaataaatttcattttttagttttttccgggaataataaaaatctataactaccaattgtttttaacggagacaatttttatattgaattgcttcttcgcagTGATAAATTTCCATACAgtgaatagattaactcctcccgaatattatctagtATTGAAATAGTTcctctaccagtattttcacttttcccggcgtgaacgtgttaaatggaataacaaaattagaataaagaCTTGgcaatcgaaaataaagtgacaaattaaaaaaaggagtttGCCTCGCAATGGGAAGACGTGGGATTCAATTCCCGCTCCGGGCATGGGTATAAATTTTCTCTCTGCTCTACGTGTTCTTGTTGCGTTACGCCACCTACAAACCTGCCAATTCTTCCAGATTTtccagaagattttattttcatatttaaagtggtagtaaatatatactattttttcttttataaacttaatttttaaatgattttgatcaccactattcttaaaaaaactaagcacatatattaatatgcgttactatcatggctgtcagcttaatttttgtcaaatacAACGcacttttttgcttaaaattgaaaatttaattccattttaataccactggggaaaatgataatggaagggattaaaagttggcaggtctgcCGTTACTATcttggttgtcaacttaagttttctctaATACaatgtatttgtttgcttaaaattggagttttaattccattttaataccactgggaaaaatgataagggaagggattaaaagttggcaggtatgcaccTATAGCGTGCCTACGTCATaatgattatttgaaaagttagaTACATGAGGCACTACGATTTTTTATGTGTGTGTGGGTGGGAGGGGGGAAGTAGAATAGAATGATGaagtatttctataattttaacgaaattaaaaacCACGACGAAGTAACTCTAATTATTTTGTCACTTAAATGAAGTGTTTGCAAAATACCAGGACgtaaaaaacgaagaaagttttcTGATATCTGAGCATCCATTTTCCGCAGCATATGCCTTTACAAATGCATTGCAATATGCACGAATCCAAAAAAAAACTCGAGATAGTCAGAGAAGcgaaatttctatatttaaagtggtagcaaaatgcatgctttttttaaatttctagcatttataagcttaatttataatctatttgaccaccactatttttgaaaaaataagcatatatattaatatgtaatacaatGGTGGCAGTCCGTATAAGCTTCTTCAAAATACAGCGTatgtttctgcctaaaattgcaatttaaattccattttactactactaaatcatcctcgaaaggattaaaagaagtaagcttttaaatattgaagaaattacACCACAAGAGCttatcattttcacaaaactgtggcttttctccacattgacgttttgcgccatatTCAAAATAAGCATAGACAGTGCTGGCactagataggctaaacttgacctttGAAatacagttgcaaactcacagcagttataaaaatactatattattcgtaaaaaaaagcatcatttcatataaaGACGGAGCCtttcgaaaaataaagttaagagtcgattattctaaaaatgaattatacgCAGTGAATTATTCTATGTCGAAGATTTCCTgtcgttttttatttcagtttcttgCCTTAAATTTTACGATGAATAAATAGTGAGTGATTTCCAATAAAAGTATTTACGCAGCCGTTCTTTACTGTCCTCaaagtttaaatacaaaattttgatgtaagtgtactaaatttatatgcaataaaGAGCTATCACCGATTCttataaaaagtaagttaaatCGTTAACTCTCAATACAAATATTACATTGACTTGAGGTTTTGTGTCAGCTACAATTCGTTCTGTTTGATTTCGTCAGGATAACAATTTTGGTTTgttaagaaatgattttatgttataaaaaaaatcacaaaacaaATGTGCAACATTTATAAGCATTCCCGGAGTAAATGAGAGTTGCATAGCATGTGTAGTactcaaaataatatgaaagacATTAGAGAACCCAATTGCTCCgtattctacaaaatattttcgaaaccGGTagaatactataaaatttactgatttttcgGAATTTCGGTAACTTTTTCAAAGCCAACAACTTTTTCAAAGCCTTTGTTATAGTTATTTCCATCAATGACTGTAACAAAGacagatgccaacttgctccggacagcgaataaatatatttgagtggtagtcttttaatgtatgattcttagttcagtaaattagatttaaaaggtACTACGACTACTACTACTTATCAGTAATTCAACGGCTTAGATCAtacgcatacctgccaactttcactctttccgagaattgattttcagagtggttgaaaaacaataaacgaaaaacaatctgactcaaaattacatttatattttgatcccgttgaaattcgctctcgtaaggattattatgctttgatatatttattataataatttatatgtagtggtggtcaaactcatttataattatcattataattcaaaaagtttattggAATAACCTATTGCTACcacttaaaatatgaaaataaaatcttcgggAAAATGTGGAAgaattggcaggtatgcatacgCCACTATGTTACGACTGGGTTGTCACGGGTGACTAAAAATGCGGAAAGTGGTGACCGATCgaattccaaattttattaatagataataaaattagcaactttttctagtatgtttttttcagtttactattaAAAGGGAATGTAGTTAATATATTTGTTctgaatatgaataatttaaaatgtaagtccTAGTAGTAGAAGTTGCGATCGAGTAATTAAAGAggtcataaataaataagaatgaagtgaatttctaaattttttatttgattttagtcGCCTGTAGCACCCATATTACGGTTTAGgcagcgtttttaaaaaaattggcaaattttactaaattcagAGTAATTGGCATATTTGCAAAGAGGTGTTTCATATaaaccattaaattattaagaatggGTGACGGGTAATTAACCCTAGGGGACGGGTgtttcataaaagcattcgtacaaaatcagaatctggatgtaaataaataaaaaacggtaacctAAATGtaggcgttgctaatttgacacaCTTACTTTGCGttgactttaattattgttaatttaatcatatatataataaatgttagttcaaagtataaccaaatatttttattttgaactaagttatggtgaatgaaataaatcaaacaattataaccccgcccacaaatTAACTGCTACAGAActactttggttaccagttttatctttttaccctgattgatactgctttatgctggcacgtatttgtgacagtcgacGCGAAGGGGTTAAAGCCCTATTAATCGCATTTATTAATCCGTAAGAAttatgactaaaaaatttaatgttgctACCACTGGAAGATATTTTTCTGCACTTCGGAGTGGTTAGGATTTACTTAGATGTTATGCATTGTTCTTTGCTTTATTCAGATAATTTGATGTTTccagttttaataataagaagaaaaatttaaaaaaatactggtagacgttttaattcaaatttttttttaatgcgttcTCATTGCCAATTCAGATATCAAACACTGTTCAAGTGATTTAGTGTTTCTTGCAGTCTGGCTTTCCTTTTTGGGACTTGCCCAACATGTTGCCATTTTTGTCAGCGCACCAGCACCATCCATCCCTGCACTGAATTGGAGCATAGTCACCGTTTTTCTCACATCGAGGCATGAAAGCTTTCTTGTCAcctaaaatatgataaaacttttactaaatgtatcaattgataaaatttttttactgtagttACACTGTCTAGAGCAACAATTTGCAAAAGATGCTTCACGGAACCTCAAGGTTCAGTGGAGCATCTTTTGCAAATCCATCACAACGTCCACAGgggttcttttttaaatagcaatgaGTTTTGAAGATtccaaattcaatattttgtttattttttatgaattttgaaatgaaataatcataTTCTAGAATAAAGAATTACGTCTCTCTGATAAACATTCTCAACGCTAATAAAcagtattatttcaaaaagtataatattttacttatacaGCTTCTAGCTTATGCGTAAATACAACAAACTagctattttgtttcaaaactgGACAAGAGCCTTTTCTGGACTGacatataacaaatttttaaaccattattgataaaacaatgaaaaagaatcctttttgttaaatattttgtcgaCCTTCTGGCATAGTGGTCAAGGACTTATAAAGTTCCCGGTTAGAATCCCACCTCGGGCATGGATTTAAATACTCTCCCTCTCTCTGTTCTATTTGTCCTTTTTGTACTATTAGAGGGACAATAACCCACTTATAAGGGAAAAGCGATAAAGAGGGCAACAGTACCTCCTGTTAAGTAccgcagagatgccaactgctccggacacgccaatacaatttaaataacggTAAAACGGTAACGGCTTTAGagtctactaaattgaattttttaaaccaagaattacaattaataaactaccacttgaaaatatttattcgctgtccggagcaagttggcatctctggtacCGCACGAGGCTACATGTTACCAAATGTGGTGggcattgaaaaagaaacactaaatatttttaaaataagtaaatattaattaaattttttctctgcaattagtaaatttttttctttggttaaatattaacatctacgaattaacgtttttaaataaaattaggctTCCACTAAAAGAAGCTCGATTATTTAAGGTTccactgaaggaaaaaaaaaattaagatttctaaagtgtaaaaaatgaagtaaaaaattattcattttaccacaatttcaatgataaataacaaACCTTTTATGGAACCCCCTTTTACGGTTAAATAGTAACACTATATGTGCACGCATAGaggtattttaatttctactgCAGTTCAAACTGAGTAAACAAGTTTAAATGGAGTAAAAGGTAGGTTCTCTAGACGCtacaattttaagattaaaattttcatttacaaaagcaaaattagataatttaatacCACGAATTATAGTTGTTCACAGGCTCAATAGAGATGATGGAGTAGGTCCGTTGACAAGGACAGACCCTAAGTCACATTGAAGTCCAAATAATAATCTATTCTAATGCGCATGAATCTTAGCACTTTTTGTGCTGTGATCTGTTATATATACTAGATCAAATAAGTACTTTCAAATTCCGTTGAGCATGAAGGGGGGTACATATTATACTTATCTGTGCTTGGCCTTAAGAATAAGCGTAAAATTTACGTTTGTTATCAGAAACCAagtatattgataattaaaaaaaattgataatactataaatttttttagtggtagAAAAATGTATGcactagtatttttattttttttgagcgAAGTAGATGCATTACGGAGCAAATTGCTTGATCTTGCTACGGATCTTACATCTTACCTAACTCGGATGTGGGAATTTGATTACTGAAAtaagttttgtataaaaaaactactgattatttaaaggaattttttagtttatgtttcgtatgaaaataaataaacagaccgccctgaataacttttggtttaatgatcggatctttacgttctatgACTCAATCTTTATGATTCGAATGGGTGCCCTCAAATTACAAATTACTTTGCGCAGgcgcagagatgccaacttgctccggacagcaaatacatattttaaagtggtagtttatcaattgtgattcttggtttaataaattcaatttagtatatttttattcaccactatttctaaataatttgtaggcttatataattcaccactttataatacttatgtcatgctatgcTTGTTAAAAAGCAAGCATAAGTAGCCAAATCGTTGCTAAATTTACttcgtagttatttaccgtttttttaattattttggcgtgtccggagcagttggcatctctgcaggcgatattttaagttgcgaattCTGATCCAAAAACATTCTTAAGAAAAggcaaataaaagtaattaagaagTTTTAGTTTCACTCGAGGTTTAGTAAGTTAAACATTTGAACATGTTCTTATGATATCTTAGATAGgtggaaattatttatttcattaaacctTCTCATcactttcaaaaagtttttagtagCCACCCACTAAACTTTGTATCGGAGAGaatcatttacaattaaaaaggcttcgtaaaaatgtaaaaagtactATCACGCACGttacaaaaattcttattattctttacttttattattctaaaaatgttttttaaaattaaaaagtgaaatttggtTACTTTGGTATTCGATATTTACTTTGATTAATTAAACAACAAAGTtacaaacattaataaaataaatttttttatcgtactattattataacttttcaactttttccGAGCTTGCACAAAATCGgttaaagtttaaacttttatatctatttaacCGGTTAACGTCCTGGGCCGTATTTTTAGGAGAGttacttatttcaaaaagcATTCATAGTGGTAggagatttttttcagtattatcatttatttggGTGACTTAAGAGATTCTCAACTACCATAATTTATGAATGATTTAGTTAAATGTGACTTGAACTAGTTAAACGTGACTAGAACTATAAGGAGCGAGGACTTCcggtaactaattttttttaacaagccctttttgaattaaatggtGGCTAAAAATAGGAAAAGCCAATGAATtgacataatata
The nucleotide sequence above comes from Parasteatoda tepidariorum isolate YZ-2023 chromosome 6, CAS_Ptep_4.0, whole genome shotgun sequence. Encoded proteins:
- the LOC107447558 gene encoding H-2 class II histocompatibility antigen gamma chain-like, yielding MKAFYVLLVLSLIAAAMSATPSACRLQRKMVKDAGDKKAFMPRCEKNGDYAPIQCRDGWCWCADKNGNMLGKSQKGKPDCKKH